One Candidatus Nitronauta litoralis genomic window, ATTACAAACACAAATGAAAAAGAAAGCTCCCTATCAGGATATTGAAACGACCATAAACAAAATCAATCTGGATTTAAAAAGCGCCCTGCCCCTGTTGCAATAAAGAGTATTGTTTAAGGGGGCCGGTTACAGTATTCTCACATTGTAATCGGTCCCTGAAATTACTCTTTTGAATTAATTTCAGGCGCCAACTCATCATTGAACGGCACTGACGGGTGCCTTTTTTATTACAAGTCATGTTTTTAAAACGCATCCTTAAAGCATCCATATTCGTCAGTCTTCTTCTTGTTCAAAGCCTGGCTTATGCAGAAGATTCAACTGAATCAACAGAGCAAACACCCGCCCAGATAGTCCAGGAAATCCAGACTATTCTTACCGAAACCCAGACTGCCTATAAAGACAAGGACAGTTCAACGGCAAGACTTGCCGCCATGGACGCCTATCTCGTTTATGAGGGAATAGAACCCGCACTGATCAACAAGGATAAAGAATTGGGAAAAGGGTTAGAACAGACCTTCGGCAAGTTGCAGGGACAAATCAAAAGCGATGCTCCCCTCGAAAAGGTCAATACCATTATCGCTGAGCTCAATGCTGGGTTAAAAAAAGCCCTTCCCCTGCTCGAAGAAAAAATGGGATTCGAAAGTCAGTTCATCAATTCTTTCGGAATCATCGTTCGCGAAGGTTTTGAAGCCATATTGATCCTTGCCGCCCTCATCACCTTCCTCATCAAATCAAAAAATCAGGACAAGGTCCGGCACATCTGGATTGGCGTGGTCCTGGCGGTGGTCGCCAGCCTCTTTACCGCATGGTTACTGGAAACAGTGTTTGAAATGGGAGCCGCCAGCCGGGAAGTGATGGAAGGATGGATAATGTTGCTAGCTGTCGTCATGCTGTTCTGGGTGAGTTATTGGCTGGTTTCAAAAGTTGAAGCCTCAAAATGGCAGGCTTACATATCCGGTAAAATGAAAGATGCAATTGGAACTGGGAACACATTCACCTTAGGCATGGTGGCGTTTATTTCGGTTTACAGGGAAGGATTTGAAACGGTACTTTTTTACAAGGCGTTGTTCATCCAGGCTGGTGAATCGGCCAGCGGCATCCTGCCCGGTTTTCTTTTCGGCTGCCTGGTGTTGGTAATCGTCTATTTCCTGATTTATAAAATGGGAATTCGAATCCCGGTCAAATGGTTCTTTATTGCCACCAGTGCTCTACTTGCCTTCATGGCTTTTATGTTCATGGGCAAGGGATTGCATGAACTACAGATGGGGAACGCTCTCTCAATCACACCAGTCACCTGGGCGCCCGAATTTGCCGAACTAGGGATGTACGCCACAATCGAAACCTTCATTGGACAGGTCATTCTCCTTGTAGCCTACATAATAGCAATAGCAATCACCCTCCGTTCCAAACTTGAAGGAAAAGTAAAACCACAGACTTCCTAATTGAAATCAATTCTTTGAATTCTTGAGGGATCAAACATTCAGGGATTTGAATCCAGGTCAACCTGTACTCTACTTGCCTTCATGGCCTTTACTTTCATGGCCAAGGGATTGACATGATCACCCGATAGGGAACGCCCTCTCAACCACTCCAGCCAGTTGGACGCCCGAATCCTAAGACCTTGGAATAAACGCCACAGTCGAAACCCTCATTGGACAAGTCATTCTTCTTGTCGCCTACATAATAGCAATAGGAATTACCCCCCCCTTTCCAAACTTGAAGGAAAAGTAAAACCACAGGCTTCTTAACTGGAAACAGTCCTTTGAATTTTTGAGGGATCAAGAATTAAGAAAAAATATAGAGAAAAAAAAAAATATCTTAAAAACGAAAATATTGCGGGGCCCTTAAAGGACCCCGCAATACTTTGCCTTTATATCTTAGTGCGTACGTATTGTCCCGCGAGATACATTTCAGCAAAACGGTCTTTCAGCGGAGACTCAGGAGTGTAGCCCGTTCGGACTGGCTCCCAAAGCCCCTTACCGTGCAGACCACCGTCTTCCGCCTTGGAGAATTTAACCAAAGTTTCCTTCGGCGTGGCGTTAACAGCGTGGTTGTCTGCCTCGTAACCATGCTTGAACTTCATCTTGGATTTTGCCTTATGGAACAGACTGTCAGTCTGATGCATCGGCATCAACCAAGACCGGGTGATGGACTGCTGACCACCGTAACGGAAGTTAGACTGATAAGGAGTGGTCATGGACATTGCACGTCCGTCTGGCCGCTCTTCATGAGCCTTAACCGTACGCTCTGTACCGGCCCACGTTGCATGTTTCATCATCGTGGTGTGATACGGATACGCAGGGTTGTACTTCGCACGCAACATCAGGCGACCAACCTTATAACGAGGATCGGAAGGTTTCCAACCCATATAAGGACGATCAGCCGGATTAGCGTCACAGTAGATATAGTCACCATCATTGATACCCAGATCCTTACAAAGGAATGGGTTCATATGAACTTGCCATTCACCCACACCAGGAGACCGTTTGTCCATGCGATATGGATCACCAAAGTTGTTGTTCCAGATCATGTTCCAGTCAGTCGTCGCCCAGGACGAATGAGCGGTATGTCTGGACTTCGGAGTTACGCAGTAAAAACGATATCCCTTTTCCCACAAGAAGTTTTTGGTCGTACGTACTGAAGACCATGGCTTCTTGATATTCCGCACGTGACGCAGATCCGGATCTTGCTCGTCTTCCGGAATTCCGTAGTCATCAGGACGGATGTAGGGATTGGTGGACACGATAACGTTCGGCAGGTAAGGCGTTGCTTCCGGACCTTCCCTATGAACAACAAAGTTCTCACCAAATTCGATCGCTTCCGGCTCATCATTGTAGAACTGGATACGTCCGTTTGGTGTGTAGTAAGGTTTAGACTCGGTAAACATCTCCCAGAACGGAGAACGCGGATAAGTTCTGAACAGCATCAGACATGCACCCGGCTCACCATACTTGCCGTTG contains:
- a CDS encoding FTR1 family iron permease; the protein is MPFLLQVMFLKRILKASIFVSLLLVQSLAYAEDSTESTEQTPAQIVQEIQTILTETQTAYKDKDSSTARLAAMDAYLVYEGIEPALINKDKELGKGLEQTFGKLQGQIKSDAPLEKVNTIIAELNAGLKKALPLLEEKMGFESQFINSFGIIVREGFEAILILAALITFLIKSKNQDKVRHIWIGVVLAVVASLFTAWLLETVFEMGAASREVMEGWIMLLAVVMLFWVSYWLVSKVEASKWQAYISGKMKDAIGTGNTFTLGMVAFISVYREGFETVLFYKALFIQAGESASGILPGFLFGCLVLVIVYFLIYKMGIRIPVKWFFIATSALLAFMAFMFMGKGLHELQMGNALSITPVTWAPEFAELGMYATIETFIGQVILLVAYIIAIAITLRSKLEGKVKPQTS